The following proteins come from a genomic window of Anguilla rostrata isolate EN2019 chromosome 17, ASM1855537v3, whole genome shotgun sequence:
- the atp5mc1 gene encoding ATP synthase F(0) complex subunit C1, mitochondrial: protein MYACAKFVTSPAVLRGGSRVLARPVSVSVFNRPEARKDQALLPASESSSLQLSRGFQMSAVSRDIDTAAKFIGAGAATVGVAGSGAGIGTVFGSLIIGYARNPSLKQQLFSYAILGFALSEAMGLFCLMVAFLILFAM from the exons ATGTATGCCTGTGCAAAGTTTGTCACCTCACCCGCAGTG CTGCGTGGCGGGTCCAGAGTCCTGGCTCGGCCCgtttcagtgtctgtgtttaACAGACCCGAAGCCAGAAAAGATCAG GCCCTGCTGCCAGCCAGCGAGTCCTCTTCCCTGCAGCTGAGCAGGGGGTTCCAGATGAGCGCGGTGTCCCGGGACATCGACACTGCCGCCAAGTTCATCGGGGCTGGTGCCGCTACCGTGGGCGTGGCCGGATCGGGGGCTGGGATCGGGACTGTTTTCGGCAGCCTGATCATTGGATATGCCAG gaacCCCTCCCTCAAACAGCAGCTCTTTTCCTACGCCATCCTGGGCTTTGCCCTCTCTGAGGCCATGGGGCTCTTCTGTCTGATGGTGGCATTCCTCATCCTGTTCGCCATGTAA
- the ube2z gene encoding ubiquitin-conjugating enzyme E2 Z — translation MDSTGQESIGGTGLSSGTNQGSGTEQLLPSLGNSVQDHSSGANPGSPSPAAAAETGLAVMAPGIADMTTSSVGSGFGTAIGVLGTAVGTAILAPSSATATVLPPSIGLGVTGTPNLAGAGLLSHIHSTFWDPTVSTDWDNEKPSQQCVLRIKRDIMSIYKEPPPGMFVVPDPLDMTKIHALITGPFDTPYEGGFFLFLFRCPPDYPIHPPRVKLITTGNNTVRFNPNFYRNGKVCLSILGTWTGPAWSPAQSISSVLISIQSLMTENPYHNEPGFEQERHPGDSKNYNECIRHETLRVAVCDMLDGKCPCPEALWSVMEKSFLEYYDFYEGVCKERLHLQGQTMQDPFGEKRGHFDYQTLLSRLQATQQRLREKCRLEDEDGDTDSDSSSSGTDPDSQGSSGPPPRP, via the exons ATGGATAGCACAGGGCAAGAGTCAATCGGTGGTACTGGGTTGTCCAGTGGAACGAATCAGGGCAGCGGAACAGAACAGTTGTTGCCGAGTTTAGGTAATTCTGTGCAGGATCACTCGAGCGGGGCTAACCCTGGATCGCcgtctccagcagcagctgcagagaCCGGCCTAGCCGTTATGGCTCCGGGCATTGCAGATATGACCACTTCTTCGGTGGGAAGCGGGTTTGGCACTGCTATAGGTGTCCTTGGTACGGCAGTAGGCACTGCCATTTTGGCACCGTCTTCTGCCACCGCGACAGTTTTACCACCGAGCATCGGTTTGGGGGTCACCGGTACTCCGAACTTGGCCGGGGCAGGTCTCCTGTCCCATATTCACTCCACTTTCTGGGATCCGACTGTAAGCACCGACTGGGACAACGAGAAGCCATCCCAACAATGTGTTCTCCGGATAAAAAG GGATATTATGTCCATCTACAAGGAGCCCCCTCCTGGCATGTTTGTAGTTCCTGACCCCCTCGACATGACAAAG ATCCACGCTTTGATCACGGGACCCTTTGACACACCTTATGAGGGCGgattctttctcttcctcttccgcTGCCCCCCGGACTACCCCATCCACCCGCCCCGCGTCAAGCTCATAACCACGGGCAACAATACTGTGCGATTCAACCCTAACTTCTACCGCAACGGCAAAGTGTGCCTCAGCATCCTCGG GACCTGGACTGGCCCGGCATGGAGCCCTGCTCAAAGCATCTCCTCAGTGCTCATCTCCATCCAGTCTCTGATGACGGAGAACCCCTACCACAACGAGCCTGGCTTTGAGCAG GAGAGGCACCCAGGAGACAGTAAGAACTATAACGAGTGCATCCGCCATGAGACACTGCGTGTGGCCGTGTGCGACATGCTGGACGGAAAGTGTCCCTGCCCTGAAGCGCTGTG GAGCGTGATGGAGAAGTCCTTCCTGGAGTACTACGACTTTTACGAGGGGGTCTGTAAGGAGCGCCTGCATCTTCAGGGACAGACCATGCAG GACCCGTTTGGGGAGAAGAGGGGCCACTTCGACTACCAGACCCTGCTGTCGCGGCTGCAGGCCACCCAGCAGCGGCTGCGGGAGAAGTGCCGCCTGGAGGACGAGGACGGAGACACGGACTCGGACTCCAGCTCCTCGGGGACGGACCCGGACAGCCAGGGCAGCTCCGGACCCCCGCCCAGACCTTAa